One part of the Flavobacterium johnsoniae UW101 genome encodes these proteins:
- a CDS encoding transglycosylase domain-containing protein, translated as MNFPKQKIYKALKILAVVFIFLCIGLYFFRNSLLKQAIAKVTHKMAVTYNSDFSIKEASFDGLSTIKLTDVVLVPKNADTLLKINNIETSVSLSNLLIGDVQVGTLNINKGYVQLVKKGKIRNFDAFLKRNKDDESEKNEKRKYGAFAYRIISKLLNLVPTDMNLENFQFKIDDNGKKTNIAINKLVLNNKQLETNIHVVSKDFDQRWNLKGFADPRNQKADIRFFNLDTGAIRVPYLDERYNLKASFDSIRLNVENIDKSGSELHIDGYTSIVNLKINHPKIASKDVVIKNARFDYRFLLGDSFISIDSTSTMQLNKIKVRPYVSYDTEKDTVYTLKVDIPKMKAQDFIVSLPDGLFTHFQGMQATGNFDYKLDFKFNQNKPNALVFDSKLNKEDLRITKYGEADLNKLNGEFVYRAIIQNVLQRPILVGNANPNYTPLDQISPYLRKCVLTTEDPSFFSHRGFINEAFKQSILKNIRTKKFSRGASTISMQLIKNVFLTREKTLSRKLEEILLVYILENNRIVSKERMLEVYFNIIEWGPNVYGIGEASHFYFQKSPSALNVDECLYLATIIPKPRKFMYQFNDEGNLKDYAVKNQKFLKNLMFKRGLLVPEDTIGQLPVYISGNARSLIRIKVPDSTAIKNDSLSMGDEFDL; from the coding sequence ATGAATTTTCCTAAACAAAAAATATACAAAGCTTTAAAAATACTTGCCGTAGTATTTATATTCCTTTGCATTGGTCTGTACTTTTTTCGCAACTCACTTTTAAAACAGGCAATTGCTAAGGTAACGCACAAAATGGCAGTTACCTACAATAGTGATTTTTCTATCAAAGAAGCTTCATTTGACGGATTATCAACTATTAAACTTACAGATGTTGTTCTCGTTCCTAAAAATGCCGATACATTACTAAAAATCAACAACATTGAAACCAGTGTAAGTCTAAGTAATTTATTAATTGGCGATGTTCAGGTTGGAACTTTAAACATTAATAAAGGTTATGTTCAATTAGTCAAAAAAGGAAAAATCCGCAATTTTGATGCTTTCTTAAAAAGAAATAAAGACGACGAATCTGAAAAAAATGAAAAAAGAAAATACGGTGCCTTTGCTTATCGCATCATTTCTAAACTGCTTAATTTAGTTCCTACGGATATGAATTTGGAAAACTTCCAATTCAAGATTGACGACAACGGCAAGAAAACCAATATAGCCATAAATAAGCTTGTTTTAAACAACAAACAACTAGAAACTAACATTCATGTTGTAAGCAAAGATTTTGACCAGCGATGGAATCTAAAAGGATTTGCAGATCCAAGAAACCAAAAAGCCGATATTCGATTTTTTAATTTAGATACTGGAGCAATTAGAGTTCCATACTTAGATGAAAGATATAACCTAAAAGCAAGTTTTGATTCTATTCGTTTAAATGTTGAAAATATTGACAAAAGCGGCAGTGAACTTCATATCGACGGTTACACTTCGATTGTAAATCTAAAAATTAACCATCCAAAAATTGCAAGCAAGGATGTTGTTATAAAAAATGCCCGATTTGATTATCGCTTTTTGTTAGGTGACAGCTTTATTTCGATCGACAGCACCTCAACAATGCAGTTGAACAAAATAAAAGTCCGCCCTTATGTTTCGTATGATACTGAAAAAGACACTGTTTATACATTAAAAGTTGATATTCCTAAAATGAAAGCGCAGGATTTTATTGTTTCGCTTCCTGACGGATTGTTTACGCATTTTCAGGGAATGCAGGCTACTGGAAATTTTGATTATAAACTCGATTTCAAATTCAACCAAAACAAACCAAATGCACTTGTTTTCGACAGTAAACTCAATAAAGAAGATTTACGAATTACAAAATACGGCGAAGCCGATTTAAATAAACTAAATGGCGAATTTGTCTATCGTGCCATTATTCAAAATGTTTTACAAAGACCAATTTTGGTTGGAAATGCCAATCCAAATTATACTCCTTTAGATCAAATTTCGCCTTATTTGAGAAAATGTGTTCTTACTACAGAAGATCCTTCTTTCTTCTCACATCGTGGTTTTATAAATGAAGCTTTCAAACAATCGATTCTGAAAAATATCAGAACCAAAAAGTTCTCACGCGGTGCCAGCACAATCAGTATGCAGTTGATTAAGAATGTTTTTTTAACTCGTGAAAAAACGCTTTCGCGAAAACTTGAAGAAATATTATTAGTTTATATTTTAGAAAACAACCGAATTGTAAGCAAAGAGAGAATGCTTGAAGTTTATTTCAACATTATTGAATGGGGACCAAATGTTTACGGAATTGGCGAAGCGAGTCATTTTTATTTCCAAAAAAGTCCTTCAGCTTTAAATGTAGACGAATGTTTGTACTTAGCTACAATTATTCCGAAACCAAGAAAATTCATGTATCAGTTTAATGATGAAGGCAATTTGAAAGATTACGCCGTTAAAAACCAAAAGTTCCTGAAAAATTTAATGTTTAAAAGAGGACTTTTAGTTCCCGAAGATACTATTGGACAATTACCGGTTTATATTTCTGGAAATGCACGTTCTCTAATCCGCATAAAAGTGCCAGATTCAACAGCAATAAAAAATGATTCTTTGTCTATGGGCGATGAATTTGATTTGTAA
- a CDS encoding alpha/beta hydrolase — MKKVYLLIALISASVFAQKKFDNIKSEKLGEERRITIGLPASYEAKPDKKYPVLYLLDGDYLFDPFSGAVSYGSYWDDIPEMIIIGIHQNKDEERYDDTTIDQNTGLPFEKGAKFFEFIGAELVPYIEKKYRTSPFRIIAGHDVTASFANFYLYKENPLFSAYICFSPELAPKMEVRIAEKFAKIQKPIFYYLSAGEGDIKKIKEPIEKLDSNIKIANNSLVNYKYDVFKGATHYTEVLHSIPNALYQIFEAYRPINSAEYNNKIAVLETGYADYLEKKYNIMSEILGVQIPVRMSDFKVIENIILKKNAYDELGKMAEIGNVNYPKAMLGEYELGLMYEKMGDPKHASKKYQNASQMEPIGDLNKDLMYEKIDEMNTLAKKSK; from the coding sequence ATGAAAAAAGTTTACCTGCTGATTGCCTTAATTTCTGCTTCTGTTTTTGCTCAGAAAAAATTTGACAACATTAAATCTGAAAAACTAGGAGAAGAAAGAAGAATTACCATTGGGCTTCCTGCTTCTTATGAAGCAAAACCAGACAAAAAATATCCCGTTTTATATTTATTAGATGGAGATTATTTATTTGATCCGTTTTCTGGAGCCGTAAGTTATGGTTCTTATTGGGATGATATTCCGGAAATGATCATCATAGGAATTCATCAAAATAAAGATGAAGAACGTTATGACGACACAACAATAGATCAAAATACAGGTTTACCATTCGAAAAAGGAGCAAAATTTTTCGAATTTATAGGAGCTGAATTAGTGCCATATATTGAAAAAAAATATCGCACATCGCCTTTCAGAATAATTGCAGGCCACGATGTAACAGCAAGTTTTGCTAATTTTTATTTATACAAAGAAAACCCGCTTTTTAGTGCATACATCTGTTTTAGCCCGGAACTTGCTCCAAAAATGGAAGTTAGAATAGCTGAAAAATTTGCCAAAATACAAAAACCAATTTTCTATTATCTTTCTGCCGGCGAAGGAGACATCAAAAAAATCAAAGAGCCGATAGAAAAATTAGACAGCAATATTAAAATCGCAAATAATTCGTTAGTGAATTATAAATATGATGTATTCAAAGGCGCAACGCATTATACAGAAGTTTTACATTCAATTCCAAACGCATTATATCAGATATTTGAAGCTTACAGACCTATAAACTCAGCCGAATACAACAATAAAATTGCAGTTCTTGAAACGGGTTATGCAGATTATCTGGAAAAAAAATACAATATCATGTCTGAAATCTTAGGAGTTCAGATTCCTGTTAGAATGAGTGATTTTAAAGTAATTGAAAACATTATTTTAAAGAAAAATGCTTACGACGAATTAGGAAAGATGGCCGAAATTGGAAACGTAAATTATCCAAAAGCCATGTTAGGCGAATATGAATTAGGATTGATGTACGAAAAAATGGGCGATCCAAAACATGCATCTAAAAAATACCAGAATGCTTCTCAAATGGAGCCAATTGGAGATTTAAACAAAGATTTGATGTATGAGAAAATCGACGAAATGAATACGCTTGCTAAAAAAAGTAAATAA
- the panC gene encoding pantoate--beta-alanine ligase — translation MFALNFNNTAMHIFYGKVALIAYLKTIKTANSTIGFVPTMGALHQGHLALMQRSLKENDDTVVSIFVNPTQFNNPEDLEKYPRTLEEDVKKMRGLSDKIILYAPSVEDIYEGQTVSQSFDFDGLENQMEGKFRPGHFNGVGTIVKRLFEIVTPTNAYFGEKDFQQLQIVKKLVEKNNLPVNIVGCPIFREDNLLAMSSRNERLTPEERKEAAIIYKTLTEAKEIFQNSTPAETIQFVEDAFKDNKRFELEYFVIADESTLLSIDHKIKDKKYRAFIAVFVNSIRLIDTISLN, via the coding sequence ATGTTTGCACTAAATTTTAATAATACCGCCATGCATATTTTCTACGGTAAAGTAGCTCTGATAGCCTATTTAAAAACTATCAAAACCGCAAATTCAACTATCGGATTTGTACCCACTATGGGAGCTTTACACCAAGGGCATCTGGCTTTAATGCAGCGTTCACTAAAAGAAAATGACGACACTGTTGTAAGTATTTTTGTCAATCCAACTCAGTTTAATAACCCTGAAGATCTTGAAAAATATCCTCGAACTCTTGAAGAAGACGTAAAGAAAATGAGAGGATTAAGTGACAAAATAATTTTATACGCTCCTTCTGTTGAAGATATTTATGAAGGACAGACCGTTTCTCAATCATTTGACTTTGATGGATTAGAAAATCAGATGGAAGGAAAATTCCGTCCAGGACATTTTAACGGAGTTGGAACTATTGTAAAACGCTTATTCGAAATTGTTACTCCAACCAATGCTTATTTTGGCGAAAAAGATTTTCAGCAGCTTCAAATTGTTAAAAAATTAGTCGAAAAAAATAATTTACCAGTCAACATTGTAGGCTGTCCTATTTTTAGAGAAGACAATCTTTTAGCCATGAGTTCTCGTAATGAACGTTTGACTCCAGAAGAAAGAAAAGAAGCTGCGATTATTTACAAAACTTTGACCGAAGCCAAGGAAATATTCCAAAATAGCACGCCTGCCGAAACAATTCAGTTTGTAGAAGATGCTTTTAAAGACAATAAAAGATTTGAGCTGGAATATTTCGTAATTGCTGACGAATCTACATTATTATCCATCGATCATAAAATTAAAGACAAAAAGTACCGTGCGTTTATAGCGGTATTTGTTAATTCTATAAGACTGATTGACACCATTTCATTAAATTAA
- the radA gene encoding DNA repair protein RadA: MSKVKTSFFCQNCGTQYSKWQGQCNACKEWNTIAEEIIQKQEKVAWKSEPTSSSKAPRPLKITEIDSAQEIRMDTTDGELNRVLGGGIVPGSLTLLGGEPGIGKSTLLLQISLKLPYKTLYVSGEESQKQIKMRAERITPNSDNCYILTETKTQNIFKQIEAIQPEIVIIDSIQTLHTDYIESTAGSISQIRETTAELIKFAKETNIPVILIGHITKDGNIAGPKILEHMVDTVLQFEGDRNHIYRILRSLKNRFGSTSELGIYEMLGSGLREVSNPSEILISHKDEELSGTAIATTLEGMRPLMIEIQSLVSTAVYGTPQRSTTGYNAKRLNMILAVLEKRAGFRLGAKDVFLNVTGGISVDDPAIDLAVVAAILSSNEDIPVGKGFCFAGEVGLSGEIRPVNRVDQRIQEAEKLGFDTIFVSKYNKIALKNTGIKVELVAKIEDVASILFG, encoded by the coding sequence ATGTCAAAAGTTAAAACTTCCTTTTTTTGCCAAAATTGCGGCACCCAATATTCTAAATGGCAGGGGCAGTGCAACGCGTGCAAGGAATGGAATACAATTGCTGAAGAAATAATCCAGAAACAAGAAAAAGTCGCCTGGAAAAGCGAGCCGACTTCATCAAGTAAAGCACCAAGACCTTTAAAAATAACTGAAATTGATTCGGCGCAGGAAATTCGTATGGATACTACCGACGGCGAATTGAATCGTGTTTTGGGAGGCGGAATTGTTCCGGGATCTTTAACACTTTTAGGCGGCGAACCAGGAATTGGAAAAAGTACACTTTTACTTCAAATCTCATTAAAATTACCTTATAAAACCTTATATGTTTCTGGCGAAGAAAGCCAGAAACAAATAAAAATGCGTGCCGAAAGAATAACGCCAAACAGCGATAACTGCTATATTTTAACGGAAACCAAAACGCAAAACATTTTTAAACAAATTGAAGCCATTCAGCCTGAAATTGTAATCATCGATTCGATTCAGACTTTACATACAGATTATATTGAATCTACTGCCGGCAGTATTTCTCAAATTAGAGAAACCACTGCCGAATTGATCAAATTTGCTAAAGAAACCAATATTCCGGTTATTTTAATTGGTCATATTACTAAAGACGGAAATATCGCCGGACCAAAAATTCTGGAACACATGGTTGACACCGTTCTTCAGTTTGAAGGCGACAGAAACCATATTTATCGAATTCTGCGTTCGCTGAAAAATCGCTTTGGTTCAACCTCTGAACTGGGAATTTACGAAATGCTTGGAAGCGGTTTGCGAGAAGTCAGCAATCCGTCAGAAATATTAATTTCACACAAAGACGAAGAATTATCAGGAACTGCAATTGCCACAACTCTTGAGGGAATGCGCCCGCTGATGATCGAAATTCAGTCTTTGGTAAGTACCGCTGTTTATGGAACTCCTCAAAGAAGCACAACAGGTTACAATGCCAAACGTCTAAACATGATTTTGGCTGTTTTAGAAAAAAGAGCCGGATTCCGTTTGGGTGCAAAAGACGTTTTCTTAAATGTAACCGGAGGAATTTCTGTAGATGATCCTGCGATTGATCTTGCAGTTGTTGCTGCAATTTTATCATCAAATGAAGATATACCCGTTGGAAAAGGTTTTTGTTTTGCCGGTGAAGTTGGTCTTTCTGGAGAAATTCGTCCTGTAAACCGTGTAGACCAGCGCATTCAGGAAGCCGAAAAATTAGGCTTCGACACGATCTTTGTTTCTAAATACAATAAAATTGCTTTAAAAAATACAGGAATCAAAGTTGAACTTGTAGCAAAAATTGAAGATGTTGCCAGTATCCTTTTTGGTTGA
- a CDS encoding DUF4270 domain-containing protein produces MYNTSFIKKILLAATAVFLYSCDKDFNAIGGDLIGDDHFGLESEKYDVLSYNQEVTSVQSNVLPTSALGIYSNPVFGETTANYVTQVALVAYAPSIGEDPVIESAVLSIPYFSHVTANNTDGSHTYELDSIYGPANGKLKLSVYESGYQMRSSFPSNGTELPQYYYTSQNSTFDQAKVGTRLNDDLTKPFQNDQFFFSSEEYKTVTKDSNDKETTTYTAPEMRLNLNSAFFQDKILKAPASKIASTDVFQEYFRGLYFKVEKADGSPSNMALMDFSKGKITITYKAKTDITTDAPETTEERTIVINLVNPTSSGGTANLLQDAKSAGYSGAISSSNVNKTEGDERLYIKGGQGSAAVIKLNDFASKLDDIRAKNWKVNEANLIFNIDSDLMTGADEPKRVYLYDLTNNVPLADYYADQTTSLTVGDTKGAKYVFGGLINLGDNKRGKTYKIRITEYIRNLIKDKTAKNVNLGLVVTESIGITTSNFLENRIVLQPNEYFSQVPRASIMNPLGTILYGGKASVPDDKRLRLEVYYTKPN; encoded by the coding sequence ATGTACAATACTTCTTTTATTAAGAAAATTCTATTAGCAGCAACTGCTGTTTTTCTCTATTCATGCGATAAAGATTTTAATGCGATTGGCGGTGATTTAATTGGTGATGATCATTTTGGACTTGAGTCTGAAAAATATGATGTTTTGTCTTATAATCAAGAAGTTACTTCAGTGCAGTCAAATGTGTTGCCAACAAGTGCTTTAGGTATTTATAGTAATCCTGTTTTTGGAGAAACAACAGCTAACTATGTAACACAAGTTGCGCTTGTAGCTTATGCACCAAGTATTGGAGAAGATCCTGTTATAGAAAGTGCGGTATTAAGTATTCCTTATTTCAGCCACGTAACGGCAAATAATACAGATGGAAGCCATACTTATGAATTGGATTCTATTTACGGTCCTGCAAACGGAAAGTTAAAGTTAAGTGTTTATGAGTCAGGGTATCAAATGAGAAGTTCTTTCCCAAGTAATGGTACAGAACTGCCTCAGTATTATTATACTTCGCAAAATTCTACTTTTGATCAGGCTAAAGTTGGAACACGTTTAAATGATGATTTAACTAAGCCGTTTCAAAATGACCAGTTCTTTTTTAGTTCTGAAGAATATAAAACCGTAACTAAAGATAGTAACGATAAAGAAACTACTACTTATACAGCTCCAGAAATGCGTTTAAATTTAAATAGCGCTTTTTTTCAAGACAAAATTTTAAAAGCACCTGCGTCTAAAATAGCGAGTACTGATGTTTTTCAGGAATACTTTAGAGGATTGTATTTTAAAGTTGAAAAAGCTGATGGCAGTCCAAGTAATATGGCTTTGATGGATTTTTCGAAAGGAAAAATTACAATTACTTACAAAGCAAAAACCGATATTACAACTGATGCTCCTGAAACTACAGAAGAAAGAACAATAGTAATTAATTTGGTAAATCCAACAAGTTCAGGAGGTACTGCAAATTTACTGCAAGATGCTAAAAGTGCCGGTTATTCAGGTGCTATAAGTTCATCAAATGTAAATAAAACAGAAGGCGATGAAAGGTTGTATATAAAAGGAGGTCAGGGATCTGCAGCAGTTATTAAGCTTAATGATTTTGCTTCTAAACTTGATGATATCAGAGCTAAAAACTGGAAAGTTAACGAGGCTAACCTGATTTTTAATATTGACTCTGATTTGATGACAGGAGCTGATGAGCCTAAAAGAGTTTATTTATACGATTTAACTAATAATGTGCCTTTAGCCGATTATTATGCAGATCAAACTACTAGTTTAACGGTGGGTGATACTAAAGGGGCTAAATATGTTTTTGGAGGATTGATTAATCTTGGAGATAACAAGAGAGGTAAAACGTATAAAATAAGAATTACAGAATATATTAGAAATCTAATAAAAGATAAAACAGCCAAAAATGTTAATTTAGGATTGGTTGTTACAGAAAGTATTGGTATTACGACTTCTAATTTTCTGGAAAATAGAATTGTACTTCAGCCAAACGAGTACTTTTCGCAAGTACCGAGAGCATCAATCATGAATCCGCTGGGTACAATTTTGTATGGCGGAAAAGCTTCTGTTCCAGATGATAAAAGATTAAGGCTTGAGGTTTACTACACGAAACCAAATTAA
- the panD gene encoding aspartate 1-decarboxylase, translating into MQIQVIKSKIHRVKVTGADLNYIGSITIDETLLEASNIIEGEKVSIVNINNGERFETYAIKGEKNSGEITLNGPAARKVQKDDIIIIISYATLDFEEAKTFKPWIIFPNENDNSLT; encoded by the coding sequence ATGCAAATTCAAGTTATAAAATCAAAAATTCATCGAGTAAAAGTTACTGGAGCTGATTTAAATTATATTGGCAGTATTACTATTGATGAAACTTTACTGGAAGCCTCAAACATTATTGAAGGCGAAAAAGTATCTATTGTTAACATTAATAATGGAGAACGTTTTGAAACTTACGCCATAAAAGGAGAAAAAAATTCAGGCGAAATTACACTGAACGGCCCAGCTGCCAGAAAGGTTCAAAAAGACGACATTATTATTATCATTTCGTATGCAACCCTTGATTTTGAAGAAGCTAAAACCTTCAAACCATGGATCATTTTCCCAAATGAAAACGATAATTCGTTAACCTAG
- the glmS gene encoding glutamine--fructose-6-phosphate transaminase (isomerizing) encodes MCGIVGYIGHREAYPIVIKGLKRLEYRGYDSAGVMLYDDESGIKVCKTKGKVLDLEAKAQEGFTINGNIGIGHTRWATHGVPNDVNSHPHLSNSGDLVIIHNGIIENYAPLKEELIKRGYTFKSDTDTEVLVNLIEEVQKKENIKLGKAVQIALNQVLGAYAIAVFDKKNPNEIVAARLGSPLAIGVGEGEYFIASDASPFIEYTSNAVYLEDGEMANIRLHKPLKIRKIKDDSLVDPYIQELQLNLEQIEKGGYDHFMLKEIYEQPSVIKDTYRGRLHPNEGIVQMAGVEDNLEKFLNAKRILIVACGTSWHAGLVAEYIFEEFTRIPVEVEYASEFRYRNPIINKDDVVIAISQSGETADTMAAIKLAKENGAFVFGVCNVVGSSISRESHAGAYTHAGPEIGVASTKAFTTQITVLTMIALRLGKAKGTLSSPDFHAYLQELELIPEKVLEALETNDRAKEIAAKFKDAPNCLYLGRGYNFPVALEGALKLKEISYIHAEGYPAAEMKHGPIALIDEQMPVIVIAPKQGHYDKIVSNIQEIKSRSGKIIAVVTKGDIQVRELADYVIEIPETSDALSPLITTIPLQLLSYYIAVMRGCNVDQPRNLAKSVTVE; translated from the coding sequence ATGTGTGGAATTGTTGGATATATCGGTCACCGAGAGGCTTATCCTATTGTAATAAAAGGATTAAAGCGTCTTGAGTACAGAGGGTATGATAGTGCCGGCGTTATGTTATACGATGACGAATCGGGCATAAAAGTTTGTAAAACGAAAGGAAAAGTTTTAGATCTTGAAGCTAAAGCACAAGAAGGATTTACCATAAACGGAAATATTGGAATTGGACATACCCGCTGGGCAACCCACGGAGTGCCAAATGATGTGAACTCCCATCCACATCTTTCAAATTCTGGAGACTTGGTGATTATTCACAACGGAATTATAGAAAATTATGCACCGCTGAAAGAAGAGTTAATTAAACGCGGTTACACTTTTAAATCTGATACAGATACTGAGGTTTTGGTAAACCTGATTGAAGAAGTTCAGAAAAAAGAAAACATAAAACTTGGTAAAGCTGTTCAGATTGCTTTAAATCAGGTTTTAGGAGCGTATGCAATTGCTGTTTTTGATAAAAAAAATCCAAATGAAATTGTTGCGGCACGATTAGGAAGTCCGTTGGCAATTGGAGTGGGTGAAGGTGAATACTTCATTGCTTCTGATGCATCTCCGTTTATTGAATATACTTCGAATGCAGTATATTTAGAAGATGGTGAAATGGCAAACATTAGATTGCACAAACCTCTTAAAATTAGAAAAATTAAAGATGACTCTTTAGTTGATCCTTATATTCAGGAACTTCAATTGAATTTGGAACAGATTGAAAAAGGAGGTTATGATCATTTCATGCTAAAAGAAATTTACGAGCAGCCAAGTGTTATTAAAGATACATACAGAGGAAGACTTCATCCAAATGAAGGAATTGTTCAGATGGCTGGTGTGGAAGATAATCTTGAAAAATTCTTAAACGCAAAACGTATTTTGATTGTTGCTTGTGGAACTTCATGGCATGCTGGTCTAGTTGCTGAGTATATCTTCGAAGAGTTTACACGTATTCCTGTTGAAGTAGAATATGCGTCTGAGTTTAGATACAGAAATCCCATCATTAATAAAGATGATGTGGTAATTGCAATTTCTCAATCTGGAGAAACGGCAGATACTATGGCAGCTATTAAATTAGCTAAAGAAAACGGTGCTTTTGTATTTGGAGTTTGTAATGTTGTAGGTTCGTCTATTTCAAGAGAAAGTCATGCAGGTGCTTATACACACGCTGGACCAGAGATTGGAGTAGCTTCTACAAAAGCATTTACTACTCAAATCACGGTTTTAACGATGATTGCTTTGAGATTAGGAAAAGCAAAAGGAACTTTGTCAAGCCCTGATTTCCATGCTTATTTACAAGAATTAGAATTAATTCCTGAAAAAGTATTAGAGGCTTTAGAGACTAACGACAGAGCAAAAGAAATTGCGGCTAAATTTAAAGATGCGCCTAACTGTCTTTATTTAGGTAGAGGATATAACTTTCCGGTAGCGTTAGAAGGAGCATTAAAGCTTAAAGAGATTTCTTATATTCATGCTGAAGGTTATCCTGCTGCAGAAATGAAGCACGGACCAATTGCTTTAATTGATGAGCAAATGCCAGTTATTGTAATTGCACCAAAACAAGGTCATTATGATAAAATTGTAAGTAACATTCAGGAAATTAAATCACGAAGCGGTAAAATTATCGCTGTTGTTACTAAAGGAGATATTCAGGTTCGTGAATTGGCAGATTATGTAATTGAAATTCCAGAAACTTCAGATGCATTGTCTCCACTTATTACTACAATTCCGTTACAATTGCTGTCATACTATATTGCAGTTATGAGAGGTTGTAATGTAGATCAGCCGCGTAACTTAGCAAAATCAGTTACAGTAGAATAG
- a CDS encoding glycogen/starch synthase: MKDKRILYVSSEVVPYLAENEVSLMSYDVPKMINDQGGQIRIFMPRYGNINERRHQLHEVIRLSGMNLVVNDLDMPLIIKVASIPKERIQVYFIDNDEYFKRKATFADEEGALYPDNDERAIFFAKGVVETVKKLNWVPDIIHVHGWLAAMLPIYMKHYYKNEALFNDTKIITSVYGQSFDENLDMEMINKVKFDGVPHESISDLETPNYENILKASILHSDGVVIASPNVSPSLTKFIESSGKPFLPFATKDAFAEAYTNFYRTFGL, from the coding sequence ATGAAAGATAAGAGGATATTATACGTATCATCTGAAGTCGTGCCGTATCTGGCTGAAAATGAGGTTTCTTTAATGTCTTACGACGTTCCTAAAATGATTAATGATCAAGGAGGTCAGATAAGAATTTTCATGCCAAGATATGGGAATATCAATGAAAGAAGACATCAATTACATGAAGTGATCAGACTTTCAGGGATGAATTTGGTAGTGAATGATTTAGATATGCCATTGATTATCAAAGTTGCTTCAATCCCAAAAGAAAGAATTCAGGTTTATTTTATTGACAACGATGAGTATTTTAAACGCAAGGCAACTTTTGCAGATGAAGAAGGTGCTTTGTATCCGGATAACGATGAACGCGCTATATTTTTTGCAAAGGGAGTTGTTGAAACCGTAAAAAAATTAAACTGGGTTCCGGATATTATTCACGTTCATGGATGGCTTGCTGCAATGCTGCCAATTTATATGAAGCATTATTATAAAAATGAAGCTTTGTTTAATGATACTAAAATTATCACTTCGGTTTACGGTCAGTCTTTTGATGAAAATTTAGACATGGAGATGATAAATAAGGTTAAATTTGATGGTGTTCCGCACGAGTCAATTTCTGATCTTGAAACTCCGAACTACGAAAATATTTTAAAAGCCAGCATATTGCATTCAGATGGTGTTGTTATAGCATCGCCAAATGTTTCTCCAAGTTTAACAAAATTTATAGAATCTTCAGGAAAACCTTTTTTACCTTTCGCCACGAAAGATGCATTCGCTGAAGCGTATACAAATTTCTACAGAACGTTTGGTCTTTAA